In Thermothelomyces thermophilus ATCC 42464 chromosome 4, complete sequence, a single genomic region encodes these proteins:
- a CDS encoding ATPase, P type cation/copper-transporter, giving the protein MAPPSSRRPVAAGPSETVSTSFLLANLHCPTCVSTIKSALHGSCGSLVKWVSPNVVTSVVTVEHAPDASLRQMRQALEESGFEVCGITTSSGTISDSDLETGEFQPNGESSDSRFSNSTNDMGLPVSGLARWFRPVPSQASPSEKSRAHLENCEQCRSTVGTLTDEKAVLNIVSQHTTTPSTPITSLAPLPTTSSSPFIAIGGDKDQPSLWRVSLAVGGMTCSACANMITEGLKKNDWVANVVVNLVGNSAVVDVKERDKADELVQVIEDLGYEATLDSVTDLSQGKRKATESSDLWRASLAIGGMTCAACSNTITRELMKKDWVKDITVNLLTNSASADIEGRANADRLVEAIEDLGYDATLDTVINLAQEAAEERRRTVEIRVDGLYCEHCPDRVTKSLAGFRRHLEVLTPPSRKRPIMKLSYVPDAPTFTVRQILAAIEASDPGFTAAIYHPPTLEERSKQIQRKHRLQILLRVIFTGVVCIPTFIIGIVYMSLLPSSNPTKHFLMRPWTSGISRAQIALFIMATPVYFFAADLFHRRAIKEIRTLWRPGSRVPILQRFYRFGSMNTLMSLGTTIAYISSVSQLIAAAANKLDEVNDSNFYFDSVVFLTFFLLLGRLIEGYSKSKTGDAVEMLGKLRPTTATLVEGYGTDKEKDVLVKADLLDFGDVVRVTHGASPPADGTVVGGESNFDESSLTGESRLVKKAVGDQVFSGTVNKDASLLVRITGVAGSSMLDQIVHVVREGQTKRAPIEQVADMLTSYFVPVVTFIAVLTWILWLSLGLGGHIPEHYLDVTSGGWVAFSLQFAIAVFVVACPCGLALAAPTAIFVGSGLAAKHGILAKGGGEAFEKASRIDCVVFDKTGTLTKGGEPSITDSEVYAQEAARRDALFAALKAVEENSSHPIAKAVVSFCSTQTSSRATVDDLQEVAGKGLRATYRATDPASSFELAVGNESFMSDFSVAIPAQTAAALERWKSEAKSVALVATRAADSQSWTLAAAFSISDPIRPEAPRIIRALRSRGTRVWMLSGDNPTTASAVASQLGIPPDQVIAGVLPTGKADKIKYLQSTLKARAGGSGSGSRGQSATKRAMVAMVGDGINDSPALATADVGVAIGSGADVAISSADFVLVKSDLRAVVDLLDLSAVVFSRIKLNFGWAVVYNCIALPVAGGAFYPIVSRGQHVRLDPVWASLAMALSSISVVLSSLALRVRVQGIGYRERRIE; this is encoded by the coding sequence ATGGCACCACCCTCCAGCCGCCGACCGGTGGCAGCCGGGCCGTCCGAGACAGTCTCAACCTCATTTCTGCTCGCCAACCTTCACTGTCCCACATGTGTGTCGACGATAAAGAGCGCCCTCCACGGATCCTGCGGCTCTCTCGTCAAATGGGTCTCACCCAACGTTGTCACCTCTGTAGTGACCGTCGAGCACGCCCCAGACGCATCTCTCCGGCAGATGCGCCAAGCCCTTGAGGAGAGCGGGTTCGAAGTATGCGGAATAACCACCTCGTCTGGCACTATCTCCGACTCGGATCTTGAAACGGGAGAGTTTCAGCCGAACGGCGAGAGTAGCGACAGCAGATTCAGCAACAGCACCAACGACATGGGCCTTCCGGTGTCTGGCCTCGCCCGTTGGTTCCGGCCCGTGCCGTCGCAGGCTTCCCCGTCTGAAAAGAGCCGGGCCCATCTCGAGAACTGCGAACAGTGCCGGAGCACCGTGGGCACCCTGACGGACGAGAAGGCAGTATTGAACATCGTGTCCCAACATACCACCACTCCGAGCACGCCCATCACTAGTTTGGCTCCATTACCCACCACGTCATCCAGCCCCTTTATCGCCATCGGAGGCGATAAGGATCAGCCATCACTCTGGAGGGTATCGCTCGCCGTGGGAGGCATGACATGCTCCGCCTGTGCCAACATGATTACCGAGGGCCTCAAGAAGAACGACTGGGTCGCAAACGTTGTGGTCAACCTCGTCGGAAACAGCGCCGTGGTGGACGTGAAGGAAAGGGACAAAGCCGACGAGCTCGTTCAAGTCATTGAGGACCTCGGATACGAGGCGACTCTGGACTCGGTCACTGACCTAAGCCAAGGGAAGCGCAAAGCCACGGAAAGCTCGGATCTCTGGCGAGCGAGCCTTGCTATCGGGGGCATGACCTGCGCCGCTTGCTCCAACACCATCACCAGGGAACTGATGAAGAAGGACTGGGTCAAGGACATCACTGTCAACTTACTCACCAATAGCGCCTCGGCCGACATTGAGGGCCGGGCCAACGCCGACAGGCTAGTGGAAGCGATTGAGGATCTTGGCTACGACGCGACCCTTGACACGGTAATCAACCTCGCCCAAGAAGCGGCCGAAGAACGCAGGCGGACCGTCGAGATCCGGGTCGACGGCCTCTACTGCGAACACTGCCCGGACCGCGTGACAAAAAGCCTCGCCGGCTTCAGGCGACACCTCGAAGTTCTCACCCCGCCGAGCCGCAAACGGCCCATCATGAAGCTCAGCTACGTCCCCGACGCGCCCACGTTCACAGTGCGCCAGATCCTCGCCGCCATCGAGGCCAGCGACCCGGGGTTTACCGCCGCCATCTACCACCCGCCCACCCTCGAAGAGCGCTCTAAGCAGATCCAGCGCAAACACCGCCTCCAGATCCTCTTACGCGTCATCTTCACCGGCGTCGTCTGCATCCCCACCTTCATCATCGGCATCGTCTACATGTCCCTGCTCCCCTCCAGTAACCCCACCAAGCATTTCCTGATGAGGCCGTGGACGTCGGGCATCAGCCGCGCGCAGATTGCGCTCTTCATCATGGCGACGCCCGTCTACTTCTTTGCCGCGGACCTGTTCCACCGGCGCGCCATCAAGGAGATCCGCACCCTCTGGCGCCCCGGCAGCCGGGTCCCCATCCTGCAGCGCTTCTACCGCTTCGGGAGCATGAACACGCTCATGTCGCTCGGCACCACCATTGCCTACATCTCGTCCGTGAGCCAGCtgatcgccgccgccgcgaacAAGCTGGACGAGGTGAACGACTCCAATTTCTACTTTGACTCGGTCGTCTTCCTGACCTTCTTCCTGCTCTTGGGCCGGTTGATTGAGGGTTACAGCAAGTCTAAGACCGGAGACGCGGTAGAGATGCTGGGGAAGTTGCGGCCGACGACCGCGACCCTCGTCGAGGGGTACGGGACGGACAAGGAGAAAGACGTGCTTGTCAAGGCCGACTTGCTCGATTTTGGCGACGTGGTGCGCGTCACTCACGGCGCGTCGCCGCCCGCGGACGGCACCGTCGTGGGGGGGGAGAGCAACTTTGACGAGTCTAGCCTGACGGGAGAGTCACGGCTGGTCAAGAAGGCGGTGGGCGACCAGGTGTTCTCGGGAACGGTCAACAAGGATGCCTCGCTCTTGGTGCGCATCACCGGCGTGGCGGGGTCGTCGATGCTAGACCAGATCGTCCACGTCGTCCGCGAGGGCCAGACGAAGAGGGCGCCGATCGAGCAGGTCGCGGACATGCTGACGTCGTACTTCGTCCCCGTGGTCACCTTCATTGCCGTCCTCACCTGGATCCTCTGGCTCTCGCTCGGACTAGGTGGCCACATCCCCGAGCATTACCTGGACGTTACTTCCGGCGGCTGGGTCGCCTTCTCGCTGCAATTCGCCATTGCCGTGTTCGTTGTGGCGTGCCCCTGCGGCCTCGCTCTCGCGGCGCCGACCGCGATTTTTGTGGGCAGTGGTCTCGCAGCGAAGCATGGGATCCTCGCCAAGGGCGGTGGCGAGGCGTTTGAGAAGGCTAGCAGGATCGATTGCGTCGTCTTCGACAAGACGGGCACCCTCACCAAGGGCGGCGAGCCCAGCATCACCGACTCCGAGGTGTACGCCCAAGAGGCCGCCCGGAGGGACGCCCTCTTCGCAGCGCTGAAGGCGGTCGAAGAGAACAGCAGTCACCCGATCGCAAAGGCCGTTGTCTCCTTCTGCAGCACCCAAACATCCTCCCGGGCCACGGTTGATGACCTCCAAGAAGTTGCCGGAAAAGGGCTGAGAGCGACGTACCGGGCCACCGACCCGGCATCATCTTTCGAGCTCGCCGTCGGAAATGAATCCTTCATGTCTGACTTCTCCGTCGCCATCCCCGCCCAGACAGCGGCCGCCCTCGAGCGCTGGAAATCCGAAGCCAAGTCGGTCGCTCTCGTTGCCACCCGCGCCGCGGACTCCCAATCATGGACTCTCGCAGCGGCGTTCTCCATCTCGGACCCCATCCGCCCCGAGGCACCGCGCATCATCCGCGCCCTCCGGTCCCGGGGCACCCGCGTGTGGATGCTGTCCGGCGACAACCCGACCACCGCCTCGGCGGTCGCCTCCCAGCTCGGCATCCCCCCGGACCAGGTCATCGCGGGCGTGCTGCCGACCGGCAAAGCGGACAAGATCAAGTACCTCCAGTCGACGCTCAAAGCGCGTGccggcgggagcgggagcgggagcaggGGCCAGTCCGCCACCAAGCGAGCCATGGTCGCCATGGTCGGCGACGGCATCAACGACTCGCCCGCGCTGGCGACGGCCGACGTGGGCGTCGCCATCGGGTCCGGGGCCGACGTGGCCATCAGCAGCGCCGACTTCGTGCTGGTCAAGAGCGACCTGCGGGCGGTAGTCGACCTGCTGGACCTGTCGGCCGTCGTCTTCTCGCGCATCAAGCTCAACTTTGGCTGGGCCGTCGTGTACAACTGCATCGCCCTGCCCGTGGCTGGGGGTGCCTTCTACCCCATCGTGAGCCGCGGGCAGCACGTCCGGCTGGACCCCGTGTGGGCGAGCCTGGCCATGGCGCTGAGCAGCATCAGCGTCGTGCTCAGCTCCCTGGCACTGCGGGTCAGGGTGCAGGGGATCGGGTACCGCGAGAGGCGGATCGAGTGA
- a CDS encoding Intradiol ring-cleavage dioxygenase-like protein, translating to MASDKPSHRFDPNFTKQVIEGMGPNTSPRARVVLGALIRHIHDFAREVELTIDEWMEGVKFINSLGEIYVNSNKTRNETHRICDILGLESLVDEIAHKIVSDTGLDPTSSSILGPFWSPNAPFRELGGVIFQDGVPPGGRVVKMHGVIRDIVTGKPIPNAVFDIWQASANGKYDFQDPENQTPNNLRGKFRANDEGKYWFYCLHPTAYSLPRDGPSWQLLTLMDRHPMRPAHIHIMVTHPEYQGCTTQLYPSDDPWVKSDTVFAVKDDLVVTFKPLEGDEKATLELEYNVNLAPKGYKGRL from the exons ATGGCCTCTGATAAGCCCTCCCACCGGTTCGACCCCAACTTCACCAAACAGGTGATTGAGGGTATGGGCCCCAACACCAGCCCTCGCGCCCGCGTGGTGCTTGGTGCCCTGATCCGCCACATCCACGACTTTGCTCGTGAGGTTGAGCTTACCATCGACGAGTGGATGGAGGGCGTCAAGTTCATCAACTCCCTGGGCGAAATCTACGTCAACAGCAACAAGACCCGCAACGAGACGCACCGCATCTGCGATATTCTCGGTCTCGAGTC ACTCGTTGATGAGATCGCCCACAAGATCGTCTCGGACACCGGCTTGGACCCCACCTCGTCCTCGATCCTGGGCCCATTCTGGTCGCCTAACGCCCCTTTCCGTGAGCTAGGCGGCGTCATCTTTCAGGACGGCGTGCCGCCCGGTGGCCGTGTGGTCAAGATGCACGGCGTGATCCGCGACATCGTGACGGGCAAGCCCATCCCCAATGCCGTCTTCGACATCTGGCAGGCCTCGGCCAACGGCAAGTACGACTTCCAGGACCCGGAGAACCAGACGCCCAACAACCTGCGTGGCAAGTTCCGTGCCAATGACGAGGGCAAGTACTGGTTCTACTGCCTCCACCCGACCGCCTACTCGCTCCCGCGCGACGGGCCTTCGTGGCAGCTGCTCACCTTGATGGACCGCCACCCCATGCGCCCCGCTCATATCCACATCATGGTCACCCACCCAGAGTACCAGGGATGCACCACCCAGCTCTACCCCAGCGACGACCCGTGGGTCAAGAGCGACACCGTCTTCGCGGTCAAGGATGACCTCGTCGTCACGTTCAAGCCCCTTGAAGGTGACGAGAAGGCGACGCTCGAGCTCGAATACAACGTCAACTTGGCCCCCAAGGGCTACAAGGGCCGCCTCTAG
- a CDS encoding uncharacterized protein (orthologue of 3-Carboxy-cis,cis-muconate lactonizing enzyme from N. crassa; orthologue of 3-Carboxy-cis,cis-muconate lactonizing enzyme from N. crassa), whose amino-acid sequence MPLHHLMIGTWTPPGAIFTVQFDDENLTLKLVKRTEIPYDEPISWMTFDHARKNLYGAAMKKWSSFAVRSPTEIVHEASHPMGGDPKANDANTNTRAIFLLAAQKPPYAVYANPFYNHAGYGNVFSVSETGKLETNIQNYPYQPNTGIHGMVFDPTETYLYSADLTANKLWTHRKLPSGEVELIGSIDAPDPGDHPRWVAMHPSGNYLYALMEAGNRICEYVIDPATHMPVYTHHSYPVIPPGIPARDRETGKGLYRADVVALTSSGRYMFASSRANKFELQGYVAAFKLRDCGSIERQILLNPTPTSGGHSNAVSPCPWSDDWMAITDDQEGWLEMYRWKDEFLHRVARVRIPEPGFGMNAIWYD is encoded by the exons ATGCCCCTCCACCATTTGATGATTGGCACCTGGACCCCGCCAGGGGCCATCTTCACTGTGCAGTTTGACGACGAGAACCTGACGCTGAAGCTGGTCAAGCGCACAGAGATCCCGTACGATGAGCCGATATCATGGATGACTTTCGAC CATGCCAGGAAGAACCTCTACGGCGCGGCCATGAAGAAATGGTCAAGCTTTGCCGTCCGGAGCCCGACTGAAATAGTTCACGAGGCGTCACATCCCATGGGCGGTGACC CCAAGGCAAACGACGCCAACACCAACACGCGTGCGATCTTTCTGCTCGCGGCACAGAAGCCGCCGTATGCCGTCTACGCCAACCCTTTCTACAACCATGCTGGTTACGGCAACGTCTTCTCCGTCTCGGAGACGGGCAAACTCGAGACCAACATTCAGAACTACCCATACCAACCCAATACGGGCATTCACGGCATGGTGTTCGACCCGACCGAGACGTACCTTTACTCGGCCGACCTGACGGCCAACAAGCTGTGGACGCACCGCAAGCTGCCCTCGGGTGAGGTCGAGCTGATCGGAAGCATCGACGCTCCCGACCCCGGCGACCACCCTCGCTGGGTGGCTATGCACCCGTCCGGCAACTATCTGTACGCCCTGATGGAGGCCGGCAACCGCATCTGCGAGTACGTGATCGATCCGGCCACCCACATGCCCGTCTACACCCACCACAGCTACCCCGTGATCCCGCCCGGCATCCCGGCCCGGGACAGGGAGACGGGCAAGGGCCTGTACCGCGCCGATGTGGTGGCCCTGACGTCGAGCGGCCGGTACATGTTTGCCTCGTCGCGCGCGAACAAGTTCGAGCTGCAGGGCTACGTCGCCGCCTTTAAGCTACGCGACTGCGGCAGCATCGAGCGCCAGATCCTGCTCAATCCCACCCCGACCAGCGGCGGGCACAGCAACGCCGTCTCGCCCTGCCCGTGGAGCGACGACTGGATGGCCATCACCGACGACCAGGAGGGCTGGCTGGAGATGTACCGCTGGAAGGACGAGTTCCTGCACCGCGTGGCGCGCGTGCGCATCCCCGAGCCCGGGTTCGGCATGAACGCGATCTGGTATGACTAA
- a CDS encoding uncharacterized protein (Chromo domains mediate the interaction of the heterochromatin with other heterochromatin proteins, thereby affecting chromatin structure.): MPPALSDEEASDREEFERLSSPKKSGRSRSSTSYNQDIPDDDDMKGKTNGNGGEDYEEDEEEFEEEVYVVEKIMSHMIDKNGKPFFEVKWEGYEKKSDRTWEPEENLIENASEALNEYLESIGGREKLHEETANALKTKKRGRPSSTTPQGGGKRSKRNGDHPANSEPPLSAKAATWKPPPGSWEDHIAHLDACEDEETGKLMVYLTWKNGHKTQHPTSVIYQRCPQKMLQFYEQHVRIVKREPSTEAQ; the protein is encoded by the exons ATGCCTCCAG CACTCAGTGATGAAGAAGCTTCCGATCGGGAGGAGTTCGAGCGCCTGTCATCGCCCAAGAAATCCGGCCGCTCGAGGAGTTCGACTTCATATAACCAAGACATTcccgatgatgatgatatgAAGGGCAAAACCAACGGCAATGGGGGCGAAGATTACGAAGAAGATGAGGAGGAATTCGAGGAGGAAGT GTATGTGGTCGAGAAGATTATGTCACACATGATCGATAAG AATGGAAAACCGTTCTTTGAGGTGAAGTGGGAAGGGTATGAAAAGAAGTCTGATCGGACATGGGAACCGGAAGAGAACTTGAT TGAGAACGCTTCCGAAGCGCTGAACGAGTACCTCGAGAGCATCGGCGGCCGAGAAAAGTTACACGAAGAGACAGCGAACGCGCTCAAGACCAAAAAACGAGGGAGGCCATCTTCAACCACTCCGCAAGGGGGTGGGAAAAGATCGAAGCGAAACGGCGACCACCCGGCGAATTCGGAGCCGCCTCTGAGCGCAAAGGCGGCGACATGGAAGCCACCGCCAGGGAGCTGGGAAGACCATATTGCGCACCTAGACGCCTGCGAGGACGAGGAAACTGGGAAGCTAATGGTCTACCTCACGTGGAAGAACGGCCATAAAACGCAACACCCCACCAGCGTCATTTACCAAAGGTGCCCTCAAAAG ATGCTGCAATTTTATGAGCAGCACGTCCGAATAGTCAAGCGCGAGCCGTCAACCGAAGCCCAATGA